From the Acidiferrobacteraceae bacterium genome, one window contains:
- a CDS encoding ATP-binding protein: MGGLFWKIFLSFWAALVLFSAATIWTASSYLEHTRHQRLATRPHERMASYFHQARRAIDHGGIKGLKTWAHDVDLREPIPLLVLDSKGEDLLGRPVPPRLAERIRRYNQIGVGHRDFGENDHHMPRWLRHGIEVPGMGTVYLIPDFQSVTLGRVLSRPRVIALPVVVAALVSGLVCLLLARYLTAPVTRLRTATRRFANGDLSQRVGATLGNRRDEIADLARDFDHMAERLDALLASHRQLLRDASHELRSPLARLQVALGLTRQRGGEAIADELDRMEQEIERLNELVGQLLSLARMESGVAEFQRERVDLTSIVETVADDAAFEARARDCDVRVTQLDPVVVEGNEALLHSAIENVVRNAVAYTAPGTTVEISVARQADRPDRCAITVRDHGPGIPEAMLEKVFEPFARLDEARDRSTGGYGLGLAIADRAVRVHGGTIQATNHPDGGVRMRIELPARTPGPKT; encoded by the coding sequence ATGGGCGGTTTGTTCTGGAAGATCTTTCTTTCTTTCTGGGCGGCACTGGTTCTGTTCTCGGCGGCGACCATCTGGACCGCGTCCAGCTATCTGGAGCACACGCGACACCAGCGGCTTGCCACCCGGCCCCATGAACGCATGGCAAGTTACTTCCACCAGGCGCGTCGCGCCATTGATCACGGCGGGATCAAGGGTCTGAAAACCTGGGCGCACGATGTGGACCTGCGCGAGCCAATCCCCCTGCTGGTGCTGGATTCCAAAGGCGAAGATCTCCTGGGCCGACCCGTTCCGCCTCGCCTCGCCGAACGGATTCGCCGCTACAATCAGATCGGAGTCGGGCACCGGGACTTCGGTGAAAACGACCACCACATGCCACGCTGGCTGCGCCATGGCATCGAGGTGCCCGGTATGGGCACGGTCTATTTGATTCCCGACTTTCAGAGCGTCACCCTGGGAAGGGTACTTAGTCGACCACGTGTCATCGCCCTGCCGGTAGTGGTCGCGGCCCTGGTAAGTGGTCTGGTGTGTCTGCTTCTGGCGCGCTACCTCACAGCGCCGGTAACGCGGCTGCGGACCGCAACTCGTCGCTTCGCCAACGGTGATCTCAGTCAGCGGGTTGGCGCCACCCTGGGGAATCGCCGGGATGAAATCGCCGATCTCGCACGGGACTTCGATCACATGGCGGAGCGTCTGGACGCGCTATTGGCATCCCACAGGCAACTGCTACGGGACGCATCCCATGAATTGCGATCCCCACTGGCGCGCCTGCAAGTGGCCCTGGGGCTCACGCGCCAACGCGGTGGCGAAGCCATTGCCGACGAACTCGACCGTATGGAGCAGGAAATCGAACGGCTGAACGAGCTCGTCGGGCAATTGTTGTCTCTTGCCAGGATGGAGTCCGGGGTCGCCGAGTTCCAGCGCGAGCGCGTGGATCTGACATCCATCGTCGAAACCGTGGCTGACGACGCCGCCTTCGAGGCCCGGGCCCGGGATTGCGATGTCCGCGTGACCCAACTGGATCCGGTTGTCGTCGAGGGAAACGAGGCCCTGTTGCACAGCGCGATTGAAAACGTCGTTCGCAATGCGGTCGCCTATACAGCACCCGGGACGACGGTGGAGATTTCCGTGGCGCGGCAAGCCGATCGGCCGGATCGCTGCGCAATTACCGTCCGCGACCACGGCCCCGGCATCCCCGAGGCGATGCTGGAAAAGGTGTTCGAGCCCTTCGCCCGCCTGGATGAGGCCCGGGATCGATCGACCGGGGGCTATGGCCTGGGCCTGGCTATAGCCGACCGGGCAGTACGGGTGCACGGAGGAACGATTCAGGCCACCAATCATCCCGATGGCGGCGTCCGCATGCGCATTGAACTCCCTGCCCGAACGCCCGGACCGAAAACCTGA
- a CDS encoding Spy/CpxP family protein refolding chaperone, with protein MKKATVLLLAASLMAGTAGIASADYGRHGGPGRGCGHGDRIERMKEHLGLSDKQVTRIKAINTKYEPERKALWEKMRANREQMRALMDKGTASDSQVQKIADAQGKIKADMTVLRFKMKQEVDKVLTKEQLEKRQQFYKHWREHRREGQAS; from the coding sequence ATGAAGAAAGCTACTGTCCTGTTGCTTGCCGCTTCCCTGATGGCTGGTACCGCGGGGATTGCCAGTGCTGACTATGGTCGCCATGGCGGACCCGGTCGGGGCTGCGGTCACGGCGATCGTATTGAGCGCATGAAGGAGCACCTGGGCCTGAGCGACAAGCAGGTCACCAGGATCAAGGCGATCAACACGAAGTACGAGCCCGAACGCAAGGCCCTGTGGGAAAAGATGCGTGCCAACCGTGAGCAAATGCGCGCACTGATGGACAAGGGAACGGCCAGCGATTCGCAGGTCCAAAAGATTGCCGATGCCCAAGGCAAGATCAAGGCCGACATGACGGTCCTGCGTTTCAAGATGAAGCAGGAAGTGGACAAGGTGCTGACCAAGGAACAGCTGGAGAAGCGTCAGCAGTTTTACAAGCACTGGCGGGAACACCGTCGGGAAGGTCAGGCCAGCTGA
- a CDS encoding response regulator transcription factor encodes MNRILIADDDVELGALLAEYLGREGFDVELAHDGAAALEQASNGDYDAVVLDVMMPKLNGFDVLRELRQQSQVPVLMLTARGDDVDSVLGLELGADDYLAKPCNPRVLMARIRAVLRRSEAGTGSEEQGGTQIVQGDLTLEPGTRTVRLNGEPVAMTSTEFSVLAVLLRNAGEVVPKTDLSQQALGRELARYDRSLDMHVSNLRRKLGPLADGSERIKTVRGVGYQYVRA; translated from the coding sequence ATGAACCGAATTCTCATAGCCGATGACGATGTCGAACTCGGGGCACTGCTCGCAGAATACCTGGGCCGGGAGGGTTTCGACGTGGAACTTGCTCACGATGGCGCCGCCGCCCTGGAGCAGGCCTCCAATGGGGACTATGACGCGGTGGTGCTGGATGTGATGATGCCGAAACTGAACGGATTCGATGTACTGCGGGAATTGCGACAACAGTCGCAGGTCCCGGTACTGATGCTGACCGCGCGCGGAGACGATGTCGACAGCGTCCTCGGTCTGGAGTTGGGCGCCGACGACTATCTGGCCAAACCCTGCAATCCGCGTGTACTCATGGCCAGAATACGTGCGGTCCTCCGGCGCAGCGAGGCCGGCACGGGATCCGAAGAACAGGGGGGCACCCAGATCGTGCAGGGAGACCTGACTCTCGAACCCGGAACCCGAACCGTGCGCCTCAACGGAGAACCGGTGGCCATGACGAGCACGGAATTCAGCGTACTGGCGGTGTTGCTGCGGAACGCGGGCGAGGTCGTGCCAAAGACCGATTTGTCACAGCAGGCCCTGGGCCGGGAACTGGCCCGCTATGACCGGAGCCTGGATATGCATGTCAGCAATCTTCGCCGGAAACTCGGGCCACTGGCCGACGGCAGCGAGCGAATCAAGACCGTTCGTGGCGTCGGCTACCAGTACGTGAGGGCCTGA